Proteins from one Neorhodopirellula lusitana genomic window:
- a CDS encoding sigma factor-like helix-turn-helix DNA-binding protein — protein MTPFPFSWHVALRHCMELMPERQQTILRRCYMGTDSITEIAEGLGRQRTALYKQLARLKEKLLGCIQQRISMVGDES, from the coding sequence ATGACCCCCTTTCCCTTTTCTTGGCATGTGGCGCTCAGGCACTGCATGGAATTGATGCCGGAGCGGCAACAAACGATTCTTCGCCGTTGCTACATGGGAACCGACTCCATCACCGAAATCGCCGAAGGTTTGGGCCGACAACGCACCGCCCTCTACAAACAGCTCGCAAGACTCAAAGAGAAATTGCTGGGCTGCATCCAGCAACGGATTTCGATGGTCGGAGACGAATCGTGA